Within the Tursiops truncatus isolate mTurTru1 chromosome 19, mTurTru1.mat.Y, whole genome shotgun sequence genome, the region tcttctgtGCTATCTCCATCTTAATTTAGGCCAGAATATTGACTTAGGCCTAGAGGTTTCTCTCCAGCGTGAAGACATTTTCTGTTTTACTGGCTGTTTGACAAATCAATGAATGTAAAAACAGCTGGTTTacatcaaacatttttttaatgtgtctttctttacagccttggGACAGTAATACAGTCTGTGAAAACCCCTGTTCCTTGATTCCCACACCTGACAAAGAAGAGGATGAGCTCGTATACCCGAATTCTGCATATAAGCCTCAGAGTTGCACACCATCTAGAGCCTCGCCACTGCCTGTACTGAAGTAAGCTGACTGCTGAGTGCCTTCTGGATCTCTTACTCCCTGTGTGCACTCCCGCCTCACTAGTATGGATGCATACTGACACCTGTCTtttgcttgcttttgttttttgtagctGGGCAAATAGAGAGGAAGTATGGAAAATCATGTTAAACAAGGAAAAGACGTACTTGAGGGATAAGCACTTTATGCAGCGGCACCCTCTTCTGCAGCCTAAAATGCGAGCGATTCTTCTAGATTGGTTAATGGAGGTGAGCTGGAGCCTTCCTGTTAACTAGAAGCATTGGCCATTTCTAGTTTCTTCTGTGCTGTTATAATCTCTTCAGGTGTTTGATTCCATTGACACATTCTGTGTCTCTGAACTGTGGTATATATACTACAGTGGCCTAACTTTTTTGCTTATGTACTTCCTTAAAAGAATTTCTGAAGTATCTTTACCCCTTAGATATTTTTAAGTTggcatctaatttttttctcaaagtttAAGTAGTTGCAAAGGTTGTATTTTccaattaattataaatattgatatttgatGTTTCAATTTGTACACtcaaattgcattttattttttttgtttgtggtacgcgggcctctcactgttgtggcctctcccattgcggagcacaggctctggacgcgcaggctcagcagccatggcccacaggcccagccgctctgcggcatgtgagatcttcccggaccagggcacaaacccgtgtcccttgcatcggcaggcggactctcaaccactgcactaccagggaagcccctcaaattgCTTTTGAGTGTACACAGTGGAATGTGGATAACAGCTATTTGATAGCCactaccaaatgtttaaaaaatatatgaacaaatttATCTTTGAGTCAGAAAatttacattgtttctttttaactccTTGGGATTCATTTCTCTTTACCCACAGAATTTTATCctaacaaaatattttgttcaaatcttttattGATCACACTATCATACTTCTCTACAATAATTGATCAAAATAACAAGTATTACAAATTGTGATGAATAATTGTTAAACATAAAAAGTAATATTGTATAGGCAGTGCACCTCCTTCTGGGAGGAAGTGTGGGTGACTCAGTAGTGGCTCAATTAAGGACACTTCCTGGACACCTCTGTAAGCCTTGGGTGGGTGAGAAGTGGGCTTTCTTCTGTGATGTGGAAGGACATCTCAGGCAGATCTGTTTTATGAAAGCACATATGGAAGTTGAGTGTCTAAGTATTCCCTAAAACTGAACTGTGCCACGTACCCTTTAGGAAGTCTGTATTAGCAGGGGTATGTGTACCCCTGTTGTGCTTGTCCTAGAGTCAAATCCCCTGCTGCCATTTTATGTCTGTGTGCTTCagtcaggcaagtcacttaactgtgagtcttggttttctcatctgtaatgttTTCTAGCAATATttgcttgcagagtttgtgtGGATTAGAAATAAGTACAGTTTACATGGTAAGCAAGAAAAGTTAGCTATTTTTATCAttcttaatttgcttttctttattggtCCCTGAAAATGTCAACATAGAAAATGTACAAATGTACAAATTCTCTGGCCTTGCTGTTGTCCACAGACCCACCATGGCACATAGCCCTTAGGGGCCTTTTGGAACATTTTATAATTCCTTGAAGCATTAGATGTGGTATGCTTTAACCTCTCAGGCTTCAGCTCATAAGATGATGTGACTGAGAGGTTCTATTTTATATAATGCAATTGATGCCATTGATGCAATTGATgctttaaagaaatgattttccCTGCAAGTCAATGAAAAAAGTCATGTAATACTATTGAAAGGATAGAAAAGAATGGTAACCTTTATGTCTTCAGTGGGACAAGACTAGAGTCCACAGTTCACAGGCAGTCTCATCTGCAGCGATGTTAAGTTTCCCAGCCCCTAGCCCAGCCAAGAAGTCTGTACATAAGAAAGGCAGTGCTTATGCTGTGTGCCCAATGGTGAGCTGGGTAAAGTAGTCTGAAAGTTTGTTCCTTAGAGAACAGAAGCTCTAGTTTTACTTCTAATCCTATTGTAGTtgtgttattttataaaaactaactCTAAATATGGCTCCACCTGGACTTCAGAAACACTCTTTGGTGATTGATGGAGTTTTCTACTAATGttctgtttgttgtttcttttggtaCCTTTTCTACTTATTAACCCCATGAAGTGTACTTACATGGGATATACTGTTTAGGAACAGCAGTTTTAAATGCACAATCAGACACTTGATGACAGTAATGAATTGAGGTCTAATATTTCCTTGGTCCTTTTCAACTCCATCATGTACACTATTTCACCATGCCTCAcagcaatcctgtgaggtagggaaAACAGATATTGTCCTAATTTTATAGTCTGAGATAATCCAAGATAAATGGGTTTGTCTAAAGGGGAGCCTATGCTGGAACCTAGATCTCCGAGtcttttgtttaatgtttttaaaaaaccatttgcCTCTTGTGATTAACAGATTAACAGTGTTTTAGTGTTGTAGTCTTTAAGTAAATGTATGTTCCAGCTTTCAAACTTTCATACTGATAGTGCCCATTGTGAAGAAATATGGTAGTTCTTTCCTCATGTCATAATGAAACTTATAAAGGGGGACACCTTTCTTTGAGAAAATTCCATTTTTCCTTGAAATGCTGCTTTTAACAGGCTGTGAATGTACCTTCTTTCGCAGCCTATGAACATTTGCTCTTATATTATAGATCACAGAACACTTCATCCTTATACCTGAGTTCCAGTTTTTCATTGTGCATGTGCTTAGGGACAAGCAAGGTAACCATCCTTTCAGAGAAGCCAGGTTCTCTCTCTTGATTTGGTTATATTATCCTTCACCAAACTCATGACaagttttttgtctttctttttttctcaagtaaCTGTTCTAAAACTTACTATTTTTTCAGGTGTGTGAAGTTTATAAACTTCACAGAGAGACATTTTACTTGGCACAGGATTTCTTTGATCGGTATATGGCAACacaacaaaatattgtaaaaacgCTTTTACAGCTTATTGGGATTTCGTCTTTATTTATTGCTGCCAAACTTGaggtaaataattttcaaatatttgttatgtAGTACATGCTTGAGCTCCACTGAGATTAGGGGAAGAGGTCAACTATTTGTctaaatttttctaatttgagGCCTTCTAAAGttcagccacacacacaaaaaagctagAAATTAACCAAGAAAAGTATgagtatataaaatgcttaggtTAATATAATTCCTTTAATCAAAAAAATTGAACTTTGACCTGAGAGGATTAAAATTTTGGTGTGATTAGAAGGGTGAATGGGCACAGCTTTCAAACATGTTGAAAAGGTGAAAATTTCAAAGCTCCCCATTGAGTAAAAGTTTgattgatttattgattgattgatgtgggtaactgtttcatttctttcacaaTTAATGCATTTTGAACCACTGGAGTGGCTCTTGTATTTATCCCATCAATGtaccctttccttctttctatatcagcatattaaaaagaataaattgggAGGTACATTATAAGTTAAAACTATCAGAGATGGACTTTTTGCCAGTAGtatcttccttttatttcctttcaggaAATCTATCCTCCAAAGTTGCACCAGTTTGCTTATGTTACAGATGGGGCTTGTTCAGGAGATGAAATTCTTACCATGGAGTTAATCATTATGAAGGTTGGTTACAAGTTAGTTTTtcagtcctttttaaaaaatcctacatAATATCTTTTCTATATTCAGCATGAGTGCATCTGGCTAGGTGTTCTCTAGGTGGACACACTGTGGCATGGGAAATGGCTGCATTTTGAACTCCTTTAGAGGACCAAAGGGAGTagtaatgtctttttcttttttcaaccattggtctcttttctctctgttttccctTAGGCCCTTAAGTGGCATTTAAGTCCCCTGACCATTGTGtcctggctgaatgtatacatgCAGGTCGCATATCTAAATGATTTTTATGAAGTGCTCCTGCCGCAGTATCCTCAGCAAATCTTCATACAGATTGCAGAGGTAAGTGGCTTTATTACCTCTGTGGGGCGACCTACCCCACCACTAGATGGAGTAACTTTAGAAGGGATGTGTGTTGGCCGTGTCCCTCAgtgttcttttcttctccataGCTTTTAGATCTCTGTGTCCTGGATGTCGGCTGCTTAGAATTTTCTTATGGGGTACTTGCTGCTTCTGCCTTGTATCATTTCTCTTCATCTGAATTGATGCAAAAGGTTTCAGGTACGTTGGCTTTCCAGTCCATTCATAGGTGTATTGAACTTATAAACCAGTTGTTGGCCTCATTTGAGCCTAACATGTATTTTCATTGCAGGATATCAGTGGTGTGATATAGAGAAGTGTGTCAAGTGGATGGTTCCATTTGCCATGGTTATAAGGGAAACAGGAAGTTCAAAACTTAAGCACTTCAGGGGAGTTCCTGCTGAAGATGCACACAACATCCAGACCCATATAAACAGCTTGGATTTGCTGGTCAGTACTGTTCCTTGTTTCCCAGACGAATTCTTAAAACTGCCCGAGCAGCCTCTTCACTTTCTTTCCCACAGGCTCCAGATATCCCCAAAAGACTCTGATTCTTTTAATTCCATGGCAAAGAAAAATGGTAGTCAACAGATCCTCTCTCTAAGTATCATGTAGCCCAGAGACTTTTAGattgttctttgctatttttttccttcactcatCTCCGTAGAAAAAAGCACAAAGTAAGTGAAGCCCAAAGGATACATTCTTCCATGTTAACATTTCTGGCTTTTATTCTTATCATCAGGACAAAGCCCAAGTAAAGAAAGCCATATTGTCTGAAGAAAATAGgatttctcctctccccactggggtCCTCACCCCCCCACAGAGCAGTAAGAAGCAGAGCAGTGGGCAAGGAACAGCATGACCACACCAGCATCCTCACCAAAGACAGCTGTGCGGAAGTGCCTGCCCCCAGTTCTCTCCCGTCTACTGCAGCAGAGGCGTGCATTTGCTTTTACAGATATTTAAATGGAAGAGCATGTCTCTTCCGCAACAGAAGGTTTCTGTGGATGGCATTGGACAGGGAGAAGTGTTTCTTATTGAAtgcttagatttttttaataagtggGTCAAGTACACCAGCCACCTCCAGAACACCAATGAGTGCTCCAGATGCTGCTAAGGAGGGTGATACTTGACTTGATTGACTGTTCACACAAATAACAAAGGCTTGAAGTTGAGGAGTGCCATGTTGCTGTTGGTCTCCCCCTGGCTGTTCTGGGTCGAGTCGTATTAAGTGGAACAGGTGGTTGTGAGTGTTAACGGTGCGCAGCCCACAACCAGCTATGCTGGGGGCCTCCCCTTTCCATACTATCAGTTGACAGTGTACAATGCCTTTTATGAACTGTTGTTTTGTAAGTGCTGCTATGTTTATCCgttttttaataaagataaaacacTGTCTTTGAGACAGCTGGTTTTATGAGCTATGTCTGGTAATTTAAGTTAGGAGTCAACTTTGAATGTGGCTATATCAGGTTCTCTTTTTTAACTTCATGCTTCTCAAAGCTCAAGCCTCTCaagcaaatatattaaaagaaaacttttgaagTGAGCTTCAGGTGCAGCCTCACAGGCCTCCTCAGGGCCCCTGAGCTAGAATGAGGCTCTGATTGGCATCTTCCAACAGTGCCCTGTGAAGTGGTGGCTCCCGGCGGCCTCACTGGCTGGCTGTGGTGATAGTAGTGAAGTCACGTCTGCATCGAGAGGATTCTTAGGTATGATTCCTTCCCGAGCACAGGACAAGGGTCATAAAGTATCTGTAATTAGTGTTATTTAATACTCTTTTCATCCTTACCCAAAGCTTAACCTAAAGTATTTTTTTGTTCGGAGAACTTGTTAACATAGTAGCCTAAAACTACCCTTTGAacaagaaaatgcaaagtaaaattaTATGTAGTTCAAGGCCGTGATATTCATATATAGTCTGTTCCCTGACCATTTATGGAATCACCAAGTGCCTTGCTAACAGAGGAGGTTACTGTCCACTTTAAGGCCCAGTGTGTACAGTTCACATCATGTTTTGTGGGACATTCCCAAAGTGATGGCCTTGTCAAGTCTTGTGTTTCATTTTCTCACAATGCTTTGGTGTATGTATGGGTTCATTAAGGGAGGGtgaatgagcaaataaatatcatttatttcaacttggtattttattattttgcaaaaatctatctgaagtagaaagaaaaacagccacTTTTAATCTaccatatttatatgaaatttgagAGATCCTACTTTTTCACATTGTGATGTTATAGTTCTGGCAGTTCTAATACAGTTTTCTTAATAAATGCATTATAAATCTACATGTAATGGTATT harbors:
- the CCNE1 gene encoding G1/S-specific cyclin-E1, which encodes MPREKKERDGKEPGTMKEESGTDVSVRSRKRKANVAVFLQDPDEEVAKIDRTVRQPCGSQPWDSNTVCENPCSLIPTPDKEEDELVYPNSAYKPQSCTPSRASPLPVLNWANREEVWKIMLNKEKTYLRDKHFMQRHPLLQPKMRAILLDWLMEVCEVYKLHRETFYLAQDFFDRYMATQQNIVKTLLQLIGISSLFIAAKLEEIYPPKLHQFAYVTDGACSGDEILTMELIIMKALKWHLSPLTIVSWLNVYMQVAYLNDFYEVLLPQYPQQIFIQIAELLDLCVLDVGCLEFSYGVLAASALYHFSSSELMQKVSGYQWCDIEKCVKWMVPFAMVIRETGSSKLKHFRGVPAEDAHNIQTHINSLDLLDKAQVKKAILSEENRISPLPTGVLTPPQSSKKQSSGQGTA